Genomic DNA from Candidatus Saccharimonadales bacterium:
ATTTACAAAATTTGGTAAAATTGTAACAATGCAAAACGATATACTAAACCACGAATTTCCTCCTAATCTAGATGCTATATGGGAGAAAGAATTTGCCTTGCAGTTGGCTGCGGCGCAAGGTGCTATTAGTGGTCTCAGTCAAGCCGTCCCTCTTTTACATAACCCCGACCTCCTTATGCAGCCCTTGCTAGACAAGGAGGCTGAATCTAGTTCACGTCTTGAAGGCACTCTTGCTTCTGTTGAAGATGTTTATAAAGCCGAGCTAAAGAGCGCCCAGGCAGAGGATAGTGATGACGTAAGAGAAACAAAGAATTATCGCCTAGCACTTACCCAGGGAGTTCATCTCATAAAAACACGCCCCCTTAATCAAGTTGCCGTCAGGCAAATACATGCAACGCTCCTAAATGGAGTGCGCGGAGAAAAAAAGCATCCTGGTAAATATCGCACAGGCGATGTATGGATTGGCGTTGCAGGCACTGGAGTTGGTGATGCTCGGTATGTTCCACCAAGTGCAATTCATATTCCACAATTAATGGACTCTCTGGAAGAGTTAATTAACTCAAGTGGCATCCACCCATTGATAACTTGTGGAATTATTCATCACAGGTTTGAAGGCGTACACCCTTTCGAGGATGGTAACGGAAGAACGGGACGTCTTCTCATAACACTCTATCTATTGAAAACGGGAATGCTCGCTGCGCCAATGCTTTACCCTAGCGGATTTTTCGAGAAAAACAAGCGAGATTATATGAATGCGCTTCACTCTGTAGATATAAGCCAGGATTGGAGTGGTTGGTTACTATTTTTCTTAAAAGGCATAGAAACCCAGGCTCTAGTATCGTTGAAAGTAGCCCGGGACATTGACGCACTCTACAAAAGCCATAGAGAAAAGCTACAAAATGCCACAAGCCATATTGGCCTGCTGAGAGTATTGGAATTTTGCTTCGTCCAGCCGATAGTAAACGTGAAGTACGTCTCCGAAAAACTCTCTATGAACCCTCAGACCGTTCGTAGATACCTAGTACAGTTAGATGAGGCTGGAATTCTTGACTTGGATCATGTCCTCGACCGAGGTGAGAAGATATATTCAAATACAAAACTTCTTGAGTTACTGAGGCAAATATAGATCATTCTATATGATAGAAAATCGACAATCATAAAGTATTTTAATCTAACACATACTAAAAGGCCTCTCGCAG
This window encodes:
- a CDS encoding Fic family protein, producing the protein MQNDILNHEFPPNLDAIWEKEFALQLAAAQGAISGLSQAVPLLHNPDLLMQPLLDKEAESSSRLEGTLASVEDVYKAELKSAQAEDSDDVRETKNYRLALTQGVHLIKTRPLNQVAVRQIHATLLNGVRGEKKHPGKYRTGDVWIGVAGTGVGDARYVPPSAIHIPQLMDSLEELINSSGIHPLITCGIIHHRFEGVHPFEDGNGRTGRLLITLYLLKTGMLAAPMLYPSGFFEKNKRDYMNALHSVDISQDWSGWLLFFLKGIETQALVSLKVARDIDALYKSHREKLQNATSHIGLLRVLEFCFVQPIVNVKYVSEKLSMNPQTVRRYLVQLDEAGILDLDHVLDRGEKIYSNTKLLELLRQI